One region of Dehalococcoidia bacterium genomic DNA includes:
- a CDS encoding SDR family oxidoreductase — MFELSQFSLKGKTAIVTGGGRGIGKAIAVGFAKAGAKVAITSRKIADLESTAAEIKKFGGEAYPIQAHLGKMEEIQMMVATAMEKLGGRIDILVNNAGASPAMASVLESDERLWETIMNVNLKGMYFTSQAVANIMKKQGGGKIINIASVDGFKPEPAVSVYSISKAGARMITKAFAAELIADNIQVNTIAPGPIETKMMNSHWAHLPPEDAKKTHDMVAGMLPSGRIGDPDEIAGAAVYFASPASNYTTGTEMVIDGGLLISTIQPDWIKD; from the coding sequence GTGTTTGAGCTCAGTCAATTTTCTCTGAAGGGCAAAACAGCTATAGTTACAGGCGGTGGCCGCGGTATCGGCAAGGCGATAGCTGTCGGCTTCGCTAAAGCGGGGGCCAAAGTAGCGATCACCAGTCGTAAGATAGCTGACCTCGAATCAACTGCCGCTGAGATCAAGAAATTTGGAGGTGAGGCCTATCCCATCCAGGCGCATCTGGGGAAAATGGAAGAGATCCAGATGATGGTGGCTACCGCCATGGAAAAACTGGGTGGCCGCATCGACATACTGGTGAACAACGCGGGCGCCAGCCCTGCCATGGCCAGCGTGCTTGAGTCGGACGAACGCCTCTGGGAAACGATCATGAACGTCAACCTCAAAGGCATGTATTTTACCAGTCAGGCCGTTGCCAATATAATGAAGAAGCAGGGAGGCGGCAAGATCATTAACATAGCTTCCGTAGACGGCTTCAAACCCGAGCCGGCAGTCAGTGTATACTCCATATCCAAAGCGGGAGCACGCATGATAACCAAAGCTTTTGCAGCCGAGTTAATTGCCGACAATATCCAGGTTAATACGATCGCCCCAGGCCCCATTGAAACCAAGATGATGAATTCGCACTGGGCTCATCTTCCACCGGAGGACGCAAAAAAGACGCACGATATGGTGGCCGGCATGCTCCCATCTGGCCGCATCGGGGATCCCGATGAGATCGCCGGGGCCGCCGTTTACTTCGCTTCGCCGGCTTCAAACTACACTACGGGCACCGAGATGGTTATAGACGGTGGACTGCTGATCAGCACTATCCAGCCTGACTGGATCAAGGACTGA
- a CDS encoding CFI-box-CTERM domain-containing protein, with product MRLIHFIARLLPVLFLTSSLILPAIPVSADGARPEGNWSGTWHTTWTIMEYGTINSYDLDMVFTQSGSQVTGTSDYYGWQLTGTTSGNNLTGTWSNTWNNPNQHPHINGQVKLTLNSSSTSFSGLMIGQYHYGQWDDRFTVTGARSGSVTPQPVTPTPTPPPYVPPTPDTQPNVIPTPYVPPTPTPITPSTTSCQFTGVWDTDFGDLTLKQDGSSLTGNYTYQGGRIVGTVDGLTATGTWSEADSYQPPRDAGDFTFTLQRGCKSFDGQWRYGSCDWDGDIIGTRTGQPTPTPTPTPPPTPTPTPTPTPTPVSGPWAGTWATEWGDMVLSQSGNQVSGTYSHDDGKISGTVTGDTFKGWWSESPDYSPPNNAGDVELTIGPEHQTITGRWRYGSSGSWYENDWSGTRKGLKMIQPQAEPSAPCDWTGTWDFDWSRELQLTQSGNRVAGSFKPSGWNYTGYIEGTLSGSTLSGTWVEKDQTGKIEWTMSGDCNSFTGRYTHSMSAASSWYPLHKPGTRIGQPQPQPEPDNQPSPQPVNFSWAGTWNTDWGTMEISVSGASATGTYTINNGKLNGTINGRNFSGTWSRSPSYKTPKDAGAFLFVMSEDGNSFKGDWKYSDCSWMGPWDGEMEGSDEIIPPANQKPVAQFTVIPQSPTTADTIVISSQSYDPDGDSLSYAWSIDGSQLPQYNNMVYCIFPGQAAGYHTAVLTTSDGKGGVATAQTQYFVDSFEPPQPTPPQPTPDSNQPPTAYFTVTPPSPQTTSNIVASSQSSDPDGDTLTHAWMIDNIAIAQYANQPYCIYQNPPAGTHTMSLQVTDSTGSSNFYQMQITVTQAPQPEPGPQPVPGANNPPRAAFTFDPPQPQVGQTVQVISQSTDADGDRLSYSWYLDGDLLSQYTGQSQWKWKIPSGGHVMQLEVQDGRGGKDTISRKIKGSDADGSGNKIGPFSCFIATAAYGSQTAAELDTLRSFRDHILLKSELGRWAVDTYYRCSPPLAEYIATHEEMRTMVRERLLDPMVSVLKNTRSLWDKD from the coding sequence ATGAGATTGATTCATTTCATCGCGAGGCTGCTACCGGTTCTGTTCCTTACTTCAAGCTTGATATTACCTGCCATACCCGTATCTGCCGACGGCGCCCGCCCCGAGGGCAACTGGAGCGGGACATGGCATACCACGTGGACCATCATGGAATACGGGACCATCAACTCCTACGATCTTGATATGGTGTTCACACAGTCGGGAAGCCAGGTGACGGGCACCTCCGATTACTACGGATGGCAATTGACCGGCACTACTTCAGGTAATAACCTTACCGGGACATGGTCCAACACCTGGAATAACCCGAACCAGCATCCGCATATCAATGGCCAGGTCAAGCTTACGCTGAACAGTTCGTCCACTTCTTTCTCAGGTTTAATGATAGGGCAATATCACTATGGGCAGTGGGACGACAGGTTCACGGTAACCGGCGCCAGGTCGGGCTCCGTTACCCCACAACCGGTCACACCCACACCTACTCCACCTCCATACGTTCCACCGACGCCCGATACTCAACCCAATGTTATCCCTACTCCCTACGTTCCACCTACCCCCACCCCCATCACCCCATCCACAACCTCATGCCAGTTCACCGGCGTATGGGATACCGACTTCGGCGACCTGACGCTGAAACAGGACGGCAGCAGTCTTACAGGCAACTATACTTATCAGGGGGGCAGGATAGTCGGGACTGTAGACGGATTAACCGCCACAGGCACCTGGTCGGAGGCAGACAGCTACCAACCGCCACGAGATGCCGGCGATTTCACTTTTACCCTGCAGCGCGGCTGCAAATCATTTGATGGGCAGTGGAGATACGGGTCCTGCGACTGGGACGGAGATATCATAGGAACCAGGACAGGTCAACCCACACCCACACCCACACCCACACCACCTCCAACTCCAACTCCAACTCCAACTCCTACTCCTACTCCGGTATCAGGCCCCTGGGCCGGAACCTGGGCAACCGAGTGGGGCGACATGGTCTTGTCCCAGAGTGGGAACCAGGTTTCAGGCACATATTCGCATGACGATGGTAAAATCAGCGGCACCGTGACGGGAGATACATTTAAAGGTTGGTGGTCCGAATCGCCCGATTACAGCCCTCCCAATAACGCAGGAGATGTTGAGCTGACTATAGGCCCCGAGCACCAGACGATCACGGGCCGCTGGCGCTACGGTTCCTCCGGAAGCTGGTACGAGAACGACTGGTCCGGCACACGCAAAGGTCTAAAAATGATACAACCCCAGGCTGAACCATCGGCGCCCTGCGACTGGACCGGCACCTGGGATTTCGATTGGTCGAGAGAGCTTCAGTTGACGCAATCGGGCAACAGGGTCGCCGGATCATTCAAACCTTCAGGCTGGAACTATACCGGGTACATCGAGGGTACACTTTCTGGTAGCACGCTCAGCGGTACCTGGGTCGAAAAAGATCAGACAGGTAAAATCGAGTGGACCATGTCAGGTGACTGCAACTCCTTCACAGGCCGCTACACCCACAGCATGTCGGCGGCTTCAAGCTGGTACCCCTTGCATAAACCGGGAACCAGAATCGGCCAGCCTCAGCCACAGCCGGAACCGGATAATCAGCCATCACCTCAGCCGGTCAACTTCAGCTGGGCCGGAACGTGGAATACGGACTGGGGGACGATGGAGATATCTGTATCCGGCGCTTCAGCCACCGGCACATACACTATCAATAACGGCAAATTGAACGGGACTATCAACGGCCGCAACTTCAGCGGAACCTGGTCAAGGTCGCCATCGTATAAGACGCCCAAAGACGCCGGCGCCTTCCTGTTCGTCATGTCTGAAGATGGGAATTCGTTCAAGGGTGACTGGAAATATTCCGACTGCTCCTGGATGGGACCCTGGGATGGCGAGATGGAGGGATCGGATGAAATAATACCGCCTGCCAACCAGAAACCCGTGGCGCAGTTTACGGTTATACCGCAATCCCCCACCACTGCCGATACTATTGTCATAAGCAGTCAGTCTTATGACCCGGATGGAGACAGCCTTTCCTATGCCTGGTCGATTGATGGATCGCAATTACCACAGTATAACAACATGGTCTACTGCATATTCCCCGGTCAGGCCGCCGGTTACCACACTGCCGTGCTGACAACATCAGACGGCAAGGGCGGTGTGGCCACGGCCCAGACTCAATATTTTGTGGACTCTTTTGAGCCGCCACAGCCTACTCCACCTCAACCGACGCCGGACAGCAACCAGCCACCCACAGCATATTTCACCGTCACGCCACCATCGCCGCAAACGACCAGCAACATCGTGGCCAGCAGCCAATCCTCGGATCCGGACGGTGATACGCTGACCCATGCCTGGATGATTGACAATATAGCTATAGCGCAGTATGCCAACCAGCCTTACTGCATTTATCAGAATCCGCCGGCGGGGACGCACACAATGAGTCTACAGGTAACCGACAGCACCGGGTCATCGAATTTCTATCAGATGCAGATAACGGTTACGCAGGCGCCGCAACCAGAACCAGGCCCGCAGCCTGTTCCCGGCGCCAATAATCCTCCCAGGGCCGCCTTTACCTTCGATCCACCTCAACCGCAGGTCGGACAGACTGTTCAGGTGATCAGCCAGTCAACGGATGCCGACGGCGACAGGCTGAGCTACTCCTGGTACCTCGATGGCGACCTGCTATCCCAGTACACGGGCCAGTCACAATGGAAATGGAAGATCCCGTCGGGCGGGCACGTTATGCAGCTCGAGGTGCAGGACGGCAGGGGCGGCAAAGATACCATCTCGCGTAAGATTAAAGGATCGGACGCCGACGGCTCAGGTAACAAAATAGGGCCATTCAGCTGCTTCATCGCCACTGCTGCTTACGGCAGCCAGACAGCGGCCGAACTCGATACGCTGCGTTCCTTCCGCGACCATATTCTGCTAAAGAGCGAATTGGGACGTTGGGCTGTGGATACTTATTACCGCTGCAGCCCTCCCCTGGCGGAATATATCGCCACCCACGAAGAGATGCGGACTATGGTCAGGGAAAGGCTGCTTGATCCCATGGTCAGTGTGCTCAAGAATACACGCAGCCTGTGGGACAAAGATTAG
- a CDS encoding DRTGG domain-containing protein, producing the protein MKSLIVGSMDGNAGKTSLIIGLAKATGKSFAYIKPLGDRLVYRKKRVWDYDAALLTNIFGMTQGPEDITVGFEHLKMRFKYDEEGTKNRVLAMARDVSQSKDMLFVEGGKDIEFGISFYLNVLSLARYLGGRLVIVVGGEENYIVDNVIFIKKFLYFNGIDFRGVIINKVRNVEDFNTVYVPMMQKAGIDILGIIPYQAELTFFSMEYLSQYLLAKVVAGKNGLNRRVNNVFVGAASVDSAYADAKFHREHKLVVTSGDRSDMLLASFEDKCTAAVVITNNIQPPRNILDKADEKDIPVLMVPVGVYETAKQIESLTPLITAKDTEEIALMQRLVKENVDIDRLLRD; encoded by the coding sequence ATGAAAAGCCTGATAGTGGGATCGATGGACGGCAATGCCGGCAAGACCAGTCTGATAATCGGACTGGCTAAGGCGACCGGTAAATCATTCGCTTACATTAAGCCTCTGGGCGACCGTCTGGTTTACCGTAAAAAGAGGGTGTGGGACTATGATGCCGCCCTGCTGACCAATATATTCGGCATGACTCAAGGCCCGGAGGACATAACGGTTGGATTTGAACACCTGAAGATGCGGTTCAAATATGACGAAGAGGGGACGAAAAACCGGGTGCTGGCTATGGCGAGAGATGTCAGCCAGAGCAAAGACATGCTCTTTGTCGAAGGAGGCAAGGATATTGAATTCGGCATCTCCTTCTACTTGAACGTTCTATCGCTGGCCAGATATCTCGGGGGAAGGCTGGTGATAGTGGTGGGCGGTGAGGAAAACTACATTGTGGACAACGTGATTTTTATTAAAAAGTTCCTTTACTTCAACGGCATCGATTTCAGAGGCGTGATTATTAATAAAGTCCGCAACGTGGAGGATTTTAATACGGTTTATGTTCCGATGATGCAGAAAGCGGGTATCGATATCCTCGGGATAATACCCTATCAGGCGGAGCTGACCTTCTTTTCCATGGAATACCTGTCTCAATACTTGCTGGCGAAAGTGGTGGCAGGCAAGAACGGATTGAACCGCAGGGTAAACAATGTTTTTGTGGGCGCTGCTTCTGTTGATTCAGCCTATGCGGATGCTAAGTTTCACAGGGAGCATAAGCTGGTGGTAACCAGCGGCGACCGTTCCGACATGCTGCTGGCATCCTTCGAAGACAAATGCACGGCGGCTGTAGTTATCACTAATAATATTCAGCCGCCCCGCAATATCCTGGATAAGGCTGACGAAAAAGATATTCCGGTATTGATGGTGCCGGTTGGAGTATATGAAACGGCCAAACAGATTGAATCCCTGACCCCCCTGATCACCGCGAAGGATACTGAGGAGATCGCCCTGATGCAGAGACTGGTTAAAGAGAACGTCGATATCGATAGATTGCTGAGAGACTGA
- a CDS encoding glycerol-3-phosphate acyltransferase, which yields MEVAIWTMVGLILGCLPFSYWVGRVFVRKDIRRYGDGNPGATNVFNAGGPVLYVLAILLDAFKAALPVWLSQQVSQVTGLAMLPVALAPLVGNIFSPFLRFNGGTGVAVVYGTWLALTGWQGPVIIAASFGLLFIFIRETPWCVIIGMTMVTIFLLITQYPYYMACVSAGQAALMGYRRRQSFSHWPKMQKWVDVLSGRNKTDTHLQS from the coding sequence GTGGAAGTAGCCATCTGGACTATGGTCGGGCTGATACTGGGGTGCCTGCCTTTTTCCTACTGGGTGGGCCGCGTGTTTGTGCGCAAAGATATCAGACGTTACGGTGACGGCAACCCGGGCGCCACAAATGTTTTTAATGCCGGCGGGCCCGTGTTGTATGTCCTCGCGATACTGCTGGACGCTTTCAAAGCGGCTTTGCCGGTGTGGCTTTCCCAGCAGGTCTCACAAGTGACAGGGCTGGCTATGTTACCGGTGGCGCTGGCGCCGCTGGTGGGCAATATTTTTTCACCCTTCCTGCGGTTCAACGGGGGAACCGGTGTGGCGGTGGTCTACGGCACATGGCTGGCGCTGACCGGGTGGCAGGGGCCTGTAATCATTGCTGCTTCTTTCGGTCTCCTCTTTATCTTCATCAGGGAGACTCCCTGGTGCGTGATCATCGGGATGACCATGGTTACGATATTCCTGTTGATCACGCAGTATCCGTACTATATGGCGTGTGTGTCTGCCGGGCAGGCAGCGCTCATGGGATACAGGCGCAGGCAGAGCTTCTCACACTGGCCGAAGATGCAGAAATGGGTCGACGTGCTGTCAGGCAGGAATAAGACAGATACACATCTGCAATCCTGA
- a CDS encoding MFS transporter, which produces MQSGQEDQDVLIKVSRWKVGYTIVVLFILYMMDYALRSVIGPITPALKSSLGLSDTEIGWLMSVVLIGVAVFALPLSYLMDRWRRAKLVSIISVVWSLASICSGFCVNFGQLVTTRAVVGIGEAGFVSGGMALIVGMVKKARRAFVTGIWAAAIPLGSAVGFLVGGWVSKDYGWQAAFWALAAPGVIFGILAWFLPDYKIHKDTLQKAGGGKTALTTTLKEMLSIRTLPILYVSVALSMCLQQGSIPWLTVLLNRNMGMDNAVASTASSGIALLAVISMPLGGWVADRVSRHNPRNKVIVMIAGLWACSLLMAAGAYLGSLPIFVAGAFFIPFGVSAQLNTVQEIVPIYRRATAWGLYMFAGYFLGGMWGPIIMGAVSDVAGIQNAYIVICAIGIASSLGLLWACRHFNADYQRARDVDRSMGLLETSK; this is translated from the coding sequence ATGCAGAGCGGGCAGGAAGATCAGGACGTCTTAATTAAAGTATCGCGCTGGAAGGTAGGTTATACCATCGTAGTCCTGTTTATCCTTTATATGATGGACTACGCTTTACGTTCGGTCATAGGCCCAATTACCCCCGCTCTTAAATCCAGCCTGGGTTTAAGCGACACCGAGATAGGCTGGCTGATGTCGGTGGTGCTGATCGGCGTTGCTGTTTTCGCCCTGCCTCTTTCATACCTGATGGACCGCTGGAGGCGCGCCAAGCTGGTCTCCATCATCTCTGTTGTCTGGAGCCTGGCCAGCATATGCTCAGGATTCTGCGTCAACTTCGGGCAATTGGTAACAACGCGTGCTGTAGTTGGAATCGGCGAGGCCGGCTTCGTTTCAGGCGGCATGGCCCTCATAGTCGGCATGGTGAAAAAGGCCAGGCGGGCTTTTGTTACTGGCATCTGGGCCGCGGCAATACCCCTCGGTTCCGCCGTCGGCTTCCTGGTTGGTGGTTGGGTAAGCAAGGATTATGGATGGCAGGCGGCCTTCTGGGCGCTGGCGGCACCGGGCGTCATCTTCGGCATACTGGCCTGGTTCCTGCCGGACTACAAAATCCATAAGGATACGCTGCAAAAAGCCGGCGGAGGGAAAACGGCTTTAACCACAACTCTTAAGGAGATGCTCAGTATCAGGACGTTGCCCATACTTTATGTCTCTGTGGCCCTGTCGATGTGTTTACAGCAGGGATCAATACCCTGGCTGACGGTACTGCTTAACCGGAATATGGGAATGGACAATGCCGTGGCTTCCACAGCCTCTTCAGGTATAGCTCTGCTGGCAGTGATCTCCATGCCGCTGGGTGGATGGGTGGCAGACCGTGTCTCGCGCCATAATCCGCGCAACAAAGTTATTGTTATGATAGCAGGATTGTGGGCATGCTCATTACTCATGGCGGCAGGCGCCTATCTGGGATCTCTGCCGATATTTGTGGCCGGCGCTTTCTTCATCCCCTTCGGAGTCTCGGCTCAACTTAATACGGTGCAGGAGATCGTGCCCATCTACCGACGGGCTACGGCCTGGGGCCTGTATATGTTTGCCGGATACTTCCTGGGTGGAATGTGGGGGCCCATCATTATGGGGGCGGTCTCCGATGTGGCGGGCATACAGAACGCCTATATAGTAATCTGCGCAATCGGTATTGCCTCTTCGCTGGGGCTGTTGTGGGCCTGCCGGCACTTTAACGCCGACTACCAGCGCGCCCGTGATGTGGACCGCTCCATGGGGTTATTGGAAACAAGCAAATAA
- a CDS encoding nitroreductase family protein produces MDSHSNINACGDGKTPERITHTVDLTTCKKCHLCAEICPAGIIRADDEARFLADRIHLCIHCGQCMAACPTSSIFIEGLSYERDFFELPQRKESWQQTFLDLISSRRSIRKFQDRPVPRELLEKIVQAVTFAPPGFTPLTVELTGVNDRDLIRRAVPVMAEMYDMLLKMQANAESRAVLEKMVGKDTYQVLVDHVLPLMQVRMAALKAGTEDTIARGAPCMILFHAPVQNEDIFIELAYALLAAHSLGLGACAVGLIPPPINRNPELKKMFQVPEGNTVLASMVLGYPRYKYSRGIRRSPAGLTWIE; encoded by the coding sequence ATGGATTCACATAGTAATATAAACGCCTGCGGAGACGGAAAGACACCGGAGCGGATTACGCACACAGTTGATTTAACTACCTGTAAGAAATGCCATCTGTGCGCCGAGATCTGCCCGGCTGGAATTATCAGGGCGGACGATGAAGCCAGGTTTCTGGCTGACAGAATACATCTGTGCATCCACTGCGGCCAGTGTATGGCCGCCTGCCCGACCAGTTCCATATTCATCGAAGGTCTCAGCTATGAGAGGGATTTCTTCGAGCTGCCTCAGCGCAAGGAAAGCTGGCAACAGACTTTTTTAGATCTGATCAGTTCACGCCGCTCCATACGAAAATTTCAGGACAGGCCGGTTCCGCGTGAGCTGCTGGAGAAGATCGTCCAGGCCGTAACGTTTGCGCCTCCCGGATTCACGCCGCTCACCGTCGAGCTGACAGGGGTGAATGATCGCGATCTGATCAGGCGGGCCGTTCCTGTGATGGCTGAAATGTACGACATGTTGCTCAAGATGCAGGCCAATGCGGAATCCAGGGCCGTATTAGAGAAGATGGTGGGAAAAGATACATATCAGGTGCTCGTCGATCATGTGCTGCCGCTCATGCAGGTCAGGATGGCGGCTTTGAAGGCAGGCACCGAAGATACCATCGCCCGCGGAGCGCCGTGCATGATCCTTTTCCACGCCCCTGTTCAGAATGAGGATATATTTATTGAGCTGGCGTATGCGTTGCTTGCCGCGCACTCACTCGGCCTCGGCGCGTGCGCCGTGGGCCTGATACCGCCACCTATCAACAGGAATCCGGAGTTGAAGAAGATGTTCCAAGTGCCTGAAGGCAACACGGTTTTAGCCTCCATGGTGCTGGGTTATCCCAGGTATAAATACTCCCGCGGCATCCGCAGGAGCCCGGCCGGTCTGACATGGATAGAATAA
- a CDS encoding Rab family GTPase, translating to MIQKKICMLGSFAVGKSSLVRRFVENMFSDKYMTTIGVKIEKKVIELKNQSLTLVIWDIAGENGFHQIQGTYLRGMSGYLLVADKTRTGTLDTAINIQKTVGQAFRDVPFVLLMNKMDLTGQWDVQESAIDKLSHEGWDIFKTSAKTGENVEEAFNRLALKML from the coding sequence ATGATCCAGAAGAAAATATGCATGTTAGGTTCCTTCGCTGTCGGCAAGAGCAGTCTCGTCCGCCGCTTTGTGGAAAATATGTTCTCAGATAAATACATGACGACCATCGGCGTCAAAATAGAAAAGAAGGTCATCGAACTGAAGAACCAGAGCCTGACTCTTGTCATCTGGGATATCGCCGGAGAAAACGGCTTTCATCAGATTCAGGGCACCTATTTACGCGGCATGTCAGGCTACTTGCTCGTGGCAGACAAGACTCGCACCGGTACTCTCGATACCGCTATCAATATCCAGAAAACCGTTGGACAGGCTTTTCGCGATGTGCCGTTTGTCCTGCTTATGAATAAGATGGATCTCACCGGACAATGGGATGTACAGGAATCGGCAATCGATAAGCTGAGCCACGAAGGCTGGGATATCTTCAAAACCAGCGCCAAGACAGGGGAGAACGTCGAAGAAGCGTTCAACAGGCTGGCACTCAAGATGCTGTAA
- a CDS encoding HD-GYP domain-containing protein → MDDNFYFKLLDALNLAVLEYVQDRSFRLLSSRSNWLHYYFPDSTAADAVTHQDELDYLGNFLTDAIPFWHEGTATKVDSGIWSEVMPTGETCWFEASARNLDNRRILILKTHGAEFTGAQMREQAAKDNLLAFEDLFRTEKDLEKYSFLLESEVNKRTADLRERVKELNCLYGVSRLISEKITSLETIYRDVVNLVPDGFQHPDIACARLITDNNIYATPNWKETPYIIAGTIKSQDKEIGRLEVCYLEARAESAELLFLPEEHSMLAAVCERLGQVIARYTAQQNLQQSYEVLNQTFEQTILAFSTIVEIKDRYTAGHQIRVARIAESIAREMNLTDEQVRVTHIAGIIHDIGKIYVPADILSRPGRLSDLEFEIIKTHSQYGHDILKTINFPWPIAQIVLQHHEKLDGSGYPNRLKGDEILLYTRILTVADVVEAMAAHRPYRAALGIDKALEEISNNKEKSYDADVVDACVRLFREKGFKLDE, encoded by the coding sequence ATGGACGACAATTTTTATTTTAAACTTCTGGATGCTCTTAATTTAGCCGTCCTTGAATACGTCCAAGACCGCTCCTTTAGATTGCTATCTTCCAGATCAAATTGGCTGCACTATTATTTTCCCGATTCCACTGCTGCCGATGCCGTCACACACCAGGACGAACTTGACTACCTGGGGAACTTTCTCACGGATGCGATACCTTTCTGGCATGAAGGGACCGCAACAAAAGTTGATTCCGGCATCTGGAGCGAGGTCATGCCGACTGGAGAAACCTGCTGGTTCGAAGCGAGCGCACGAAATCTGGACAACAGAAGAATTCTCATATTGAAAACACACGGCGCTGAATTCACCGGGGCACAGATGCGGGAACAGGCCGCTAAAGACAACCTCCTGGCATTTGAAGACCTGTTCAGAACCGAAAAAGATCTGGAAAAATACAGTTTTTTACTGGAATCCGAGGTAAATAAGCGAACCGCTGATTTACGGGAAAGGGTTAAGGAATTAAATTGTCTTTATGGAGTCTCCCGCCTTATCAGCGAGAAAATCACTTCGCTTGAAACCATCTACAGGGACGTGGTGAACCTGGTTCCGGACGGTTTCCAGCATCCCGATATCGCATGTGCCCGGCTGATTACCGATAACAATATATACGCAACGCCTAACTGGAAGGAAACGCCCTATATAATCGCCGGCACAATCAAAAGCCAGGACAAAGAGATCGGCCGTCTGGAAGTATGCTATCTCGAAGCAAGGGCGGAGAGCGCTGAATTGCTTTTCCTCCCGGAGGAACACAGCATGCTGGCAGCTGTATGCGAGCGCCTGGGCCAGGTTATAGCGCGCTATACCGCACAGCAAAACCTGCAGCAAAGTTACGAGGTACTGAACCAAACCTTTGAGCAGACAATACTGGCATTCAGCACCATTGTCGAGATAAAAGATCGCTATACGGCAGGGCACCAGATCCGTGTCGCCAGGATAGCGGAGAGCATCGCCAGGGAGATGAACCTGACCGATGAACAGGTCCGCGTAACCCATATCGCAGGGATTATTCACGATATCGGAAAGATATATGTGCCTGCCGACATACTCTCCCGGCCGGGCAGATTGAGTGACCTGGAATTCGAGATAATAAAGACCCATTCTCAATATGGCCATGATATTTTAAAGACGATTAATTTCCCGTGGCCGATTGCTCAAATTGTATTGCAGCACCATGAAAAGCTGGACGGTTCCGGTTATCCCAACAGACTGAAAGGAGATGAAATATTGCTGTACACGCGGATTCTGACAGTGGCTGATGTGGTTGAAGCTATGGCAGCCCATCGGCCTTACCGCGCCGCCCTGGGAATAGACAAAGCATTGGAAGAGATATCGAATAACAAAGAGAAGTCATACGATGCGGACGTCGTCGATGCCTGCGTCAGGCTTTTCAGGGAAAAGGGATTCAAACTCGATGAATAA